The following coding sequences are from one Streptomyces sp. V3I7 window:
- a CDS encoding M1 family metallopeptidase: MTAPFAGRPRAVLLTLGLTLACVAGIALLLAPADEDRPSRPAHPGPAAQAPAPGAAGIGDPLAPLDGNGGYTVRRYTLDFDWQAPRTPFRAGATVSAVATQALSRFDLDFAGNTLHSVTVDGVPAKDVRREGDELVLTPPRPIARGRAFTVRVSYTADPTQQRHRDDAIGDYGWMPTADGTVLLAQPDGAKMVFPVDDHPSLRAPVTFHVTTPPDVSAVANGRLVERKRRPGGRVTWTYDSEQPIAAQLVQLAIGRFTFVDSTGPRGLPVRDVVPTGDLVAGTEESRALTPEHLRWLEQRLGPYPFGRYGVLVGDADLPVALETQSLSVVPSADLLGDQVDAERNLVHELAHHWTGNSVAIARWSDLWLSEGHARYYERLYSAEHGGRALEDVMRAAYEQHDQWRHDDGAPAEPSASSLFRQMRYDGSALVLYALREEVGEETFGRIERTWVTRYQGRAAGTREFIALASEVAGRDLTQFLKAWLYGPRTPPMPGHPDWQVDPVVAE, translated from the coding sequence GTGACGGCGCCCTTCGCCGGGCGGCCCCGCGCCGTCCTCCTCACCCTCGGCCTCACGCTCGCCTGCGTCGCCGGGATCGCGCTCCTCCTCGCCCCGGCCGACGAGGACCGGCCCTCCCGTCCCGCACACCCCGGCCCCGCCGCCCAGGCCCCCGCCCCGGGCGCCGCCGGCATCGGTGATCCGCTCGCCCCGCTCGACGGCAACGGCGGCTACACCGTCCGCCGGTACACGCTCGACTTCGACTGGCAGGCGCCGAGGACGCCCTTCCGGGCCGGGGCCACCGTCAGCGCGGTCGCCACCCAGGCGCTGTCCCGGTTCGACCTCGACTTCGCGGGGAACACGCTGCACTCGGTCACGGTCGACGGCGTACCGGCGAAGGACGTACGGCGCGAGGGCGACGAACTCGTCCTGACGCCCCCGCGGCCCATCGCCCGTGGCCGCGCCTTCACCGTGCGGGTCTCCTACACCGCCGACCCGACGCAGCAGCGCCATCGCGACGACGCCATCGGCGACTACGGGTGGATGCCCACGGCCGACGGCACCGTGCTGCTGGCCCAGCCCGACGGCGCCAAGATGGTCTTCCCCGTCGACGACCACCCGAGCCTGCGCGCTCCGGTCACCTTCCACGTCACCACCCCGCCGGACGTCAGTGCCGTGGCCAACGGGCGGCTCGTCGAGCGGAAGCGGCGGCCGGGCGGGCGCGTCACATGGACGTACGACTCCGAGCAGCCGATCGCCGCGCAACTGGTGCAGCTGGCGATCGGGCGGTTCACGTTCGTCGACAGCACCGGGCCACGCGGGCTCCCGGTGCGGGACGTGGTGCCGACAGGGGATCTGGTGGCCGGCACCGAGGAGTCCCGGGCGCTGACCCCCGAGCACCTGCGCTGGCTGGAACAGCGGCTCGGGCCCTATCCGTTCGGCCGCTACGGCGTCCTGGTGGGCGACGCCGACCTGCCGGTGGCGCTGGAGACGCAGTCGCTGTCCGTCGTACCGAGCGCCGATCTGCTGGGCGATCAGGTCGACGCCGAGCGCAACCTCGTGCACGAACTGGCCCACCACTGGACCGGGAACAGCGTCGCCATCGCGCGCTGGTCCGACCTGTGGCTGAGTGAGGGTCACGCCCGCTACTACGAGCGGCTGTACTCGGCCGAGCACGGCGGGCGCGCCCTCGAGGACGTCATGAGGGCGGCGTACGAGCAGCACGACCAGTGGCGGCACGACGACGGCGCCCCCGCCGAACCGTCCGCCTCCTCTCTGTTCCGTCAGATGCGCTACGACGGCTCGGCGCTGGTGCTCTACGCCCTGCGCGAGGAGGTCGGTGAGGAGACCTTCGGGCGGATCGAGCGGACCTGGGTGACGCGCTATCAGGGGCGAGCGGCCGGAACCCGGGAGTTCATCGCCCTCGCCTCCGAGGTCGCCGGACGCGACCTGACGCAGTTTCTGAAGGCATGGCTGTACGGGCCGCGGACCCCGCCGATGCCGGGACATCCGGACTGGCAGGTCGATCCCGTCGTGGCGGAATGA
- a CDS encoding TauD/TfdA family dioxygenase: MSILSDRPTATATRLPLTPLGPRFGAEIHGVDLGRLDDDQILALREALVAYKVLFVRGQDGLDDAAQIEFGRRLGEVTVGHPVHDSGDVAPEVYALDSQDNGFADVWHTDVTFVRRPPAISVLRAVALPPTGGDTNWADSQLAYESLSPGLRAYVDTLTAIHDGSREFGYYLAQRRRGRGNLWEGEVFTELAPVEHPVVRVHPESGRKGLFVNPGFTSHITGVSEHESRGILDILYAHLTKPEHVVRHRWRPGDVALWDNRGTAHYANRDYGDQHRVMHRITLSGDVPVGPGAAE, encoded by the coding sequence ATGAGCATCCTCAGCGACCGCCCCACCGCCACCGCCACCCGGCTCCCACTCACCCCGCTCGGCCCCCGCTTCGGCGCCGAGATCCACGGCGTCGACCTCGGCCGCCTCGACGACGACCAGATCCTCGCCCTGCGCGAGGCGCTCGTGGCGTACAAGGTGCTGTTCGTGCGCGGACAGGACGGGCTCGACGACGCCGCGCAGATCGAGTTCGGCCGCCGCCTCGGCGAGGTCACCGTCGGCCACCCGGTCCACGACTCCGGTGACGTGGCCCCCGAGGTGTACGCGCTCGACAGCCAGGACAACGGGTTCGCCGACGTGTGGCACACGGACGTCACGTTCGTCCGGCGACCGCCCGCGATCTCCGTGCTGCGGGCCGTCGCGCTGCCGCCCACCGGCGGCGACACCAACTGGGCCGACAGCCAGCTCGCCTACGAGTCGCTGTCGCCGGGCCTGCGCGCGTACGTCGACACCCTCACCGCCATCCACGACGGCAGCCGCGAGTTCGGCTACTACCTCGCCCAGCGCCGGCGCGGCCGCGGCAACCTCTGGGAGGGCGAGGTGTTCACCGAACTCGCCCCCGTGGAGCACCCGGTGGTGCGGGTCCACCCCGAGAGCGGACGCAAGGGCCTGTTCGTGAACCCCGGCTTCACCTCGCACATCACCGGCGTCTCCGAGCACGAGAGCCGCGGCATCCTCGACATCCTCTACGCCCACCTCACCAAGCCCGAGCACGTCGTACGCCACCGCTGGCGCCCCGGTGACGTCGCCCTGTGGGACAACCGCGGCACGGCCCACTACGCCAACCGCGACTACGGGGACCAGCACCGCGTCATGCACCGCATCACCCTGAGCGGCGACGTCCCGGTGGGGCCGGGGGCGGCGGAGTGA